One window from the genome of Grus americana isolate bGruAme1 chromosome 2, bGruAme1.mat, whole genome shotgun sequence encodes:
- the SDCBP gene encoding syntenin-1 gives MSLYPSLEDLKVDKVIQAQTAFSSNPANPAILSEASAPILHDGGLYPRLYPELSQYMGLSLTEEEVQNNLPVAAAAQPQGQLVTRPSTNYMVAPVTGNDIGIRRAEIKQGIREAILCKDQDGKIGLRLKSVDNGIFVQLVQANSPASLAGLRFGDQVLQINGENCAGWSSDKAHKVLKQASGERISMIIRDRPFERIITMHKDSTGHVGFIFKNGKITSIVKDSSAARNGLLTEHNICEINGQNVIGLKDPQIADILATAGNVVTITIMPSTIYEYIIKRMATSIMKSLMDHSIPEV, from the exons ATGTCTCTATATCCTTCCCTGGAAGATCTGAAGGTGGACAAAGTTATTCAG GCTCAGACAGCATTTTCTTCAAATCCAGCTAATCCAGCAATCTTATCTGAAGCTTCTGCTCCCATTCTTCATGATGGAG GCTTATACCCCCGACTGTATCCAGAACTTTCTCAGTACATGGGCCTGAGCCTCACCGAGGAAGAGGTGCAGAATAACCTAccagtggcagcagctgctcagccACAGGGT cAACTGGTAACACGACCTTCTACTAATTACATGGTAGCTCCAGTGACTGGAAATGATATTGGAATTCGCAGAGCAGAAATTAAGCAAGGCATCCGCGAAGCAATACTATGCAAAGATCAAGATGGCAAAATTGGACTTCGCCTTAAGTCTGTTGACAAT GGTATATTTGTCCAGTTAGTTCAGGCAAACTCTCCAGCATCCCTCGCTGGGCTGCGGTTTGGGGACCAAGTTCTGCAGATCAACGGTGAAAACTGTGCAGGATGGAGTTCCGATAAAGCACATAAAGTTCTGAAACAGGCTTCTGGAGAAAGGATTTCGATGATCATTCGGGACAG GCCTTTTGAACGAATTATTACTATGCACAAGGACAGCACAGGGCACGTTGGTTTCATATTcaagaatggaaaaataaccTCAATAGTGAAAGACAGTTCTGCTGCGAGAAACGGACTTCTTACAGAGCACAACATCTGTGAAATTAATGGCCAGAATGTAATTGGATTGAAG GACCCTCAGATTGCAGACATCTTGGCAACAGCTGGAAATGTGGTGACCATTACCATCATGCCTTCCACTATTTACGAGTATATAATAAAGAG gaTGGCAACTAGCATTATGAAAAGCTTGATGGATCATTCCATTCCTGAAGTCTAA